A single region of the Salvia miltiorrhiza cultivar Shanhuang (shh) chromosome 8, IMPLAD_Smil_shh, whole genome shotgun sequence genome encodes:
- the LOC130997678 gene encoding uncharacterized protein LOC130997678 has protein sequence MLDRFGSGERALAALEFPALTLPALSLLCSGSAALPCCTAMPALALVCLLCSGACSSVYFSGSAALLWSSLVLAVSALESTALALSARVRFCSDSASLVLAALGLLYAGLAALLCSAAPLGAAFPQELP, from the exons ATGTTGGACCGCTTTGGCTCTGGAGAACGGGCGTTGGCTGCTCTGGAGTTTCCTGCTCTGACGTTGCCTGCTCTGTCACTTTTGTGCTCTGGCTCGGCTGCTCTGCCCTGCTGCACAGCTATGCCGGCTCTGGCTCTGGTCTgcctgctctgctctggagcttGCTCTTCTGTTTATTTCTCTGgctccgctgctctgctctggagctcCCTAGTTTTGGCGGTGTCTGCTTTGGAGTCGACTGCTCTGGCGTTGTCTGCAAGAGTGCGCTTCTGCTCTGACTCCGCTTCTCTGGTGTTGGCTGCTCTGGGACTTTTGTACGCGGGCttggctgctctgctctgctctgctgcaCCACTCGGTGCAGCCTTCCCGCAGGA GTTGCCATAA